CTCGCCGTGGTCGGAGAGGAACACCACCACCGTGTTCTCCCGGAGCCCCGTCTCGTCCAGCGTCCGCAGCACCCGCTCGATGTGCCCGTCCACCAGGTGGATGAGCCACGCGTAGTACTGCTGGAAGCGCTCCGCCGCCTTCTCCGGGTCGTGCGTCAGCTGGAACGGGATGCCCGAGTTCAACGTCACCGTCACCGGGTCGATGTTCTCGTTCGCCTGGTGCAGCGTCAGCCCCGTCTTCGACGACAGCGCGAGCCCCATCTTGTACGCGTAGTCCCGCTGGCAATCCGGCTTGTTCTTCAGCGTGTCACGCAGGTTGGACGGCACGCCCGCGTTGTCCTGCGGGAACCCCAGCGGGTTCAGCGGCACCGTGAGCGTCCCCGCCGTGGGCGTCACCGACCGCGCCCCCTGCGCCGGCACCGGCAGCGGCCCCAGCTTGGGCGCCCCCGGGTCCAACTGCCGCGGCAGGATGGGATACGTCGCGATGTCGTGCGGGTTGGTGAACGACGCCACCGCCAGCCACGGCGGGGCCTCGCCCTCCGGCGCGGCGGCCCTCGGCGCCGCGTACGACTGCTCCGCCAGCGCCCGGTTGTACGGCTCACCCAGGGCCATCCGCCGCAGGAAGCCGCACGTCAGGTCCGCGAAGCCCTCGTCCCGGAACGCGCCCAGGTTGTTGATGGAGGCCCCGTGCGGCTCCGGATACGACAGCTCCCAGTCGTCAAAGCCATACTCCTTCAACGAATGGTCCGGAGGATTGCTCACGTGCCACTTGCCGAAGTAGTGCGTGCGGTAGCCCGCCTTCTGGAACCAGTGCCCCAGCGTCGGAATCCCCTGCGCCGACAGCCACGGGAACGCCGCCGCGTCACCGCTCTTGAACAGGCCGTCCGTCTGCGTGACGCCCGTGCGCGTGCCGTACTGCCCCGTGTAGATGACCGCGCGGCTGGGAGTACACGCCGACGCCGCGATGGTGTGGTTGCGGAACACCGCGGCGTTCCTGCGCAGCGCCGCGAAGCCGGGGAAGAACTTCCGGAACGGGTTGTCCTCCCCGCCCTCGTCCACGAAGCCCAGGATGTCCTTGATGGCCGGCAGGAAGCCGCCCTCGGGCCCATAGGCGAAGCGGGGGAACTGGAGCTGGTCGACCGTCAGGATGAGGATGTTGGGCCGCGAGGACGTGGACATGCCCCGTCCCTGAGCACGCGCCGTACCAGCGGCCCTCCAGAGTCACGGGCCCCGCGAACCGCGTCGCCGTGGGACGCAAACGGCCGCGGGCCGCGTCCCCGCCCGACGCGAAAGGCTCAGCTCGGCGTGCGCGAGGACTCCGTCGGCGTGGCCGCCTGGGCCTCCGTGCGCCGGGGCAGCCAGACGTTGAAGGTGGAGCCCTGGCCCGCCGTGCCCGTGGACTCGGCCCAGATGCGGCCGCCGTGCTGCTCCACGATGCCCTGGCTGATGGTGAGCCCCAGCCCCAGCCCGCCGTACTTGCTGCCGTGCGCGCGGCCGAAGCGCTCGAAGATGAGGCGCTGCTTCTCGCTGGGGATGCCCACGCCCTGGTCCTTCACGGACAGGTGCACGCCGCTGTCGCCCTCGGCCACCAGACGCACCAGCACCTGGCCGCCCTCCGGCGAATAGCGGATGGCGTTGGAGAGCAGGTTCGTCAGCACCTGGTCCAACCGCCCCCGGTCCCACGTGCCCTCCAGGTGCTCGGGGACCTCCACCTTCAGCTCGTGCGTCTGCGACAGCACCGCCATGCGGTCCCGCGTCTCCAGCACCAGCTGCGACAAATCAAACGGCTCCAGCTCCAATGACAGCCGCCCCGCCTGCAGCCG
The sequence above is drawn from the Corallococcus sp. NCRR genome and encodes:
- a CDS encoding sulfatase-like hydrolase/transferase, translating into MSTSSRPNILILTVDQLQFPRFAYGPEGGFLPAIKDILGFVDEGGEDNPFRKFFPGFAALRRNAAVFRNHTIAASACTPSRAVIYTGQYGTRTGVTQTDGLFKSGDAAAFPWLSAQGIPTLGHWFQKAGYRTHYFGKWHVSNPPDHSLKEYGFDDWELSYPEPHGASINNLGAFRDEGFADLTCGFLRRMALGEPYNRALAEQSYAAPRAAAPEGEAPPWLAVASFTNPHDIATYPILPRQLDPGAPKLGPLPVPAQGARSVTPTAGTLTVPLNPLGFPQDNAGVPSNLRDTLKNKPDCQRDYAYKMGLALSSKTGLTLHQANENIDPVTVTLNSGIPFQLTHDPEKAAERFQQYYAWLIHLVDGHIERVLRTLDETGLRENTVVVFLSDHGEYGAAHGYLMEKWHASYQEALHVPLVVRFPKEQPTRHIDALTSHADIVPTVLGLAGIPRDEQVAIRTDLRLHRPVPPFVGADLSPLARGESTTVLEPNGTPREGVLFITDDEITEPLPRTGDPHQLHDDALYTVYTRAVERLMEQGKVPGLKPGAVCQPNHVRCVRTPRWKLARTFDPSGKHADQWELYDLQTDPLELENLLVFDQPFPTLVPSLPRGLSRVEVEEAACATHALLERYEAEKLSPWPQG